The following coding sequences lie in one Timaviella obliquedivisa GSE-PSE-MK23-08B genomic window:
- a CDS encoding transcriptional regulator: MALTRDLEETVNARIQRDSAFAIALLDEAISLFLNGEPETARLILRDLINTTVGFEELSIETSKPSKSLHRMLSLKGNPTMDNLTLILTVLRKRLQVDIKVHVTARTA, translated from the coding sequence ATGGCACTAACAAGAGACCTTGAAGAAACAGTTAATGCGCGGATTCAAAGAGATTCTGCATTTGCAATAGCTCTACTGGATGAAGCCATTTCCCTTTTTCTCAACGGTGAGCCAGAAACCGCAAGACTTATTTTAAGAGATCTCATTAATACAACTGTAGGTTTTGAAGAACTCTCAATTGAAACATCTAAACCGAGTAAGAGTCTCCATCGAATGCTGTCTCTGAAGGGTAATCCTACGATGGACAATCTGACTCTTATTCTCACTGTTCTTCGTAAAAGGCTCCAGGTAGATATTAAAGTACATGTAACGGCGCGAACAGCTTGA
- a CDS encoding type II toxin-antitoxin system RelE/ParE family toxin, whose protein sequence is MKVQEYLRDDGSSPYQKWFDNLDAIAAAKVTAATSRLELGNTLNVKWLDEIGEYRINWGPGYRIYLAQDGKQLIVLFGGGTKKGQQADIEKAKKLYQEYKNRKREAGNQEKKEVRQKKR, encoded by the coding sequence ATGAAGGTTCAAGAATATCTCAGAGATGACGGTTCAAGCCCTTATCAAAAGTGGTTTGATAATCTAGATGCGATCGCCGCCGCGAAGGTAACAGCCGCAACCTCTCGTTTAGAGTTAGGTAATACATTAAATGTTAAATGGCTTGATGAAATTGGCGAATATAGAATTAATTGGGGCCCAGGGTATCGGATTTACCTAGCTCAGGATGGGAAGCAACTCATCGTCTTATTTGGAGGTGGTACCAAAAAAGGACAGCAAGCAGATATTGAGAAAGCCAAAAAACTTTACCAAGAGTACAAAAATCGAAAGAGAGAGGCTGGTAATCAAGAGAAGAAAGAAGTTAGACAAAAGAAAAGGTAA
- the hslO gene encoding Hsp33 family molecular chaperone HslO codes for MADHLIRAMAADGGIRAVGVITTRLTEEARQRHNLSYVATAALGRTMTAGLLLVSSMKRAESRVNLRIRGDGPLGGVMVDAGLDGTVRGYVDHPEVELPPNAKGKLDVGGAIGEGFLYVVRDVGFEFPYSSTVELVSGEIGEDVAHYLVSSEQTPSALLVGVFVGAEGVTASGGILLQVLPKAARDEALVELLESRVATMAGFTPLLQAGKTLPQIFEELMGDMGLNILPETQLLRFHCGCDFDRVLGALKILGEAELQDMIIKDKGAEAICHFCNAVYQADSQQLEKLIEELRGEQVEA; via the coding sequence ATGGCAGATCATTTAATTCGGGCAATGGCAGCAGACGGCGGCATTCGGGCGGTTGGAGTCATCACTACGCGGCTCACCGAAGAAGCTAGACAGCGACACAACCTCTCTTATGTTGCTACCGCAGCATTAGGGCGAACCATGACTGCGGGGCTGCTGCTCGTCTCTAGTATGAAGCGGGCAGAATCGCGGGTAAACCTTCGCATTCGGGGCGATGGTCCTCTCGGTGGGGTGATGGTCGATGCAGGGCTAGATGGCACTGTGCGAGGCTACGTCGATCACCCAGAAGTTGAACTGCCGCCCAATGCTAAAGGCAAACTGGATGTGGGTGGGGCGATCGGGGAAGGATTCTTGTACGTAGTGCGAGATGTGGGCTTTGAGTTTCCTTATTCCAGCACCGTAGAGCTAGTTTCTGGAGAAATTGGCGAGGATGTAGCGCACTACCTGGTCAGTTCTGAGCAAACGCCCTCAGCCCTGTTAGTTGGCGTATTTGTGGGGGCAGAAGGCGTGACAGCATCGGGTGGCATCCTGCTCCAGGTCTTGCCTAAAGCGGCTAGAGACGAAGCCTTAGTCGAGCTACTAGAATCACGGGTGGCAACCATGGCAGGCTTTACGCCTCTGTTGCAAGCGGGTAAAACCCTTCCCCAAATTTTTGAAGAACTGATGGGCGACATGGGGCTAAACATTCTGCCCGAAACCCAACTTCTTCGCTTTCACTGCGGTTGCGACTTCGATCGCGTCTTGGGTGCTCTCAAAATTTTGGGTGAGGCAGAACTGCAAGACATGATCATCAAAGATAAGGGGGCTGAGGCGATCTGTCATTTCTGCAACGCCGTTTATCAGGCAGACAGTCAGCAGTTAGAGAAGCTAATCGAGGAATTGCGTGGGGAGCAAGTCGAAGCATAG
- a CDS encoding arsenosugar biosynthesis-associated peroxidase-like protein → MDEYYKPEHLAHFSKISEGQPELAEKFFAYYGAVFADGALSMREKALIALAVSHTVQCPYCIEAYSKECLQQGSDLEQMTEAVHVATAIRGGSSLVHGMQMIDQVKKLGM, encoded by the coding sequence ATGGATGAGTATTACAAGCCAGAACATTTAGCGCACTTTAGCAAAATTTCGGAGGGACAGCCGGAACTAGCAGAAAAGTTTTTTGCTTACTATGGAGCAGTGTTTGCCGATGGAGCACTGTCTATGCGAGAGAAGGCGCTGATTGCGCTGGCGGTATCTCATACAGTGCAGTGCCCTTATTGCATTGAGGCATACAGCAAGGAGTGCTTGCAGCAGGGATCTGACTTGGAACAAATGACTGAGGCGGTTCATGTAGCAACGGCGATTCGGGGCGGATCTTCCCTGGTGCATGGGATGCAGATGATTGATCAGGTTAAAAAGTTAGGGATGTAG
- the arsS gene encoding arsenosugar biosynthesis radical SAM protein ArsS (Some members of this family are selenoproteins.), which translates to MAEKVTKALNLSSVTAGAKPTTSLHQRRSPLASPKYEIDTLNAIDLSYTPHNGDFATAIAHHGFESFQPVALEIFQINIGKLCNMTCRHCHVDAGPDRKENMDRDTIDACLRALDQTTAHTVDITGGAPELNPHFCYLVDQCVARGKQVIDRCNLTVLLLPTMQDLPEWFAERGVEVVCSLPHYRKLNTDTQRGDGTFEKSIEALKRLNAAGYGKGNPQQRLTLMSNPVGAFLAGNQSKMQQEWQAGLEKNYGVTFDRLIALNNMPISRFLEWLEQSNNLQGYMERLVNAFNPGTIEGVMCRNTLSVSWDGRLFDCDFNQMLDLEVQQPEGQQPARPHIRDFSLEQLAQRQIKVGRHCFGCTGGAGSSCGGAISSRDPQGGDQ; encoded by the coding sequence ATGGCTGAAAAAGTAACTAAAGCATTAAATTTGAGCAGCGTGACAGCAGGGGCAAAGCCAACAACTTCGTTACATCAACGCCGATCGCCCCTAGCCTCCCCGAAGTACGAGATTGATACGCTCAATGCGATCGATTTATCTTACACGCCTCACAATGGCGACTTTGCCACCGCGATCGCCCATCATGGTTTTGAAAGCTTTCAGCCTGTCGCGTTGGAAATTTTTCAAATTAACATTGGCAAACTTTGCAACATGACTTGCCGCCATTGCCATGTGGATGCTGGACCCGATCGCAAGGAAAACATGGATCGAGACACCATCGACGCTTGTTTGCGGGCACTCGATCAGACGACTGCTCACACGGTAGATATCACGGGCGGTGCGCCTGAACTGAATCCCCATTTCTGCTACTTGGTCGATCAATGTGTGGCGCGGGGCAAGCAGGTAATCGATCGCTGTAATCTCACAGTGCTGTTATTACCGACGATGCAAGACCTGCCGGAATGGTTTGCAGAACGCGGCGTAGAGGTCGTGTGTTCGTTGCCCCACTATCGCAAGTTGAACACCGACACTCAGCGGGGCGATGGCACATTTGAGAAATCGATTGAAGCCCTGAAACGGCTAAATGCAGCGGGCTATGGCAAGGGTAATCCGCAGCAGCGGCTGACCTTGATGTCAAATCCGGTGGGGGCTTTTCTTGCCGGGAACCAAAGCAAGATGCAGCAAGAATGGCAGGCAGGACTGGAGAAAAATTACGGTGTGACGTTCGATCGCCTGATTGCGCTCAATAATATGCCCATCTCTCGGTTTTTAGAATGGCTGGAGCAGTCGAATAACTTGCAAGGCTATATGGAACGTCTGGTCAATGCATTTAACCCTGGCACCATTGAGGGAGTCATGTGTCGGAACACGCTATCGGTTTCTTGGGATGGACGGTTGTTCGACTGTGACTTTAACCAAATGTTAGATCTGGAGGTGCAACAGCCTGAAGGACAACAGCCCGCCCGTCCCCACATTCGAGACTTTAGCCTGGAGCAATTAGCTCAGCGGCAAATTAAGGTGGGGCGGCATTGTTTTGGCTGTACTGGCGGGGCGGGGAGTTCGTGTGGAGGAGCGATCTCTTCGAGAGACCCACAAGGGGGCGACCAGTAG
- a CDS encoding ferritin-like domain-containing protein — translation MNLLTYTLHLIGSGATAYVMGRNMRDRQTRPDLLAGLQMAESGSVPFLEALSQRAIAEGDLWLADQLKTHAQDEQRHGQIFAHGLKQLNKQVIDFKATAEKKADSKPDERRRSPFFDAYYQGYDKASLAPDQIDWLVFFGSTHILELDACKDFVRMANALPDDDLASINLKKGMLSIAEDEKGHAAYLLEAMHRRLPAGAVMNLVDQWRSRKVDAMMAMVRSLLQKGGNFPSLTQDGVPSEMSDGLSDSPMEQMAA, via the coding sequence ATGAACCTCCTGACCTATACACTCCACCTGATTGGCTCTGGCGCAACCGCCTACGTTATGGGTCGCAATATGCGCGATCGCCAAACCCGACCAGATTTATTAGCAGGGCTGCAAATGGCTGAATCGGGTTCTGTACCCTTTTTAGAGGCGCTGAGCCAACGGGCGATCGCTGAGGGCGATTTATGGCTAGCCGACCAACTGAAGACTCACGCCCAAGACGAGCAGCGGCACGGACAAATTTTTGCCCACGGGCTAAAGCAACTCAACAAACAGGTGATTGACTTCAAAGCAACTGCGGAAAAAAAGGCGGACAGCAAGCCAGATGAACGCCGCCGCAGCCCATTCTTTGATGCTTACTATCAAGGCTACGACAAAGCCAGCCTTGCCCCTGATCAAATTGATTGGCTAGTATTCTTTGGCAGTACTCATATCCTGGAACTGGATGCCTGTAAGGATTTTGTCCGCATGGCAAACGCCTTGCCTGATGATGATTTAGCAAGCATCAACCTTAAAAAAGGGATGTTGAGCATTGCTGAAGACGAGAAGGGACACGCGGCGTATTTGCTGGAGGCGATGCATCGACGGTTGCCTGCTGGGGCTGTGATGAATTTAGTGGATCAATGGCGATCGCGTAAGGTCGATGCCATGATGGCGATGGTTCGGAGCTTGCTTCAAAAGGGCGGCAATTTCCCTTCGTTGACACAAGATGGCGTACCTAGTGAAATGTCTGATGGCTTGTCGGATAGCCCAATGGAGCAGATGGCGGCTTAA
- a CDS encoding glycosyltransferase family 39 protein: protein MTDQPLGKMKPPDPSASTDRLTILALTVVAIALFTINLGDVPLRDWDEGLVAQVAREIWQAPAGSLTWLYPTIWGEPYLNKPPLVHGLVAIAYSLGGVNEWTARLPGALLTACSVPLLYAIGRELFYQRLPAALAALVYLTSLPVVRNGRLAMLDGAVLCFVMVMMLCAVRSRRDYRYAWGMGLGLALIALTKGVMMAIVMGAIAMTFLLWDTPRLLTLPYFWFGIVLGSLPATLWYGAQWVHYGQLLGNNLFNQSFQRIWADVENNRGAPWYYLLEMLKFGVPWILFLPLSGRLAWVNRDLSWAKLAIAWAGVYFVAISLMVTKLPWYILPLYPALALLTGAQLAALWRRGQHASIPQFSPKPYSPVWVGWFAGLALAAIVGVAYFSGQQFTELDLQLVLAAFALTMLVTAVLMARQNPQFIAVLLWGTYLSLLLLMASNNWVWELAEHYSVKPVAAIVQRFVPKNESVYTSFPDGRPSLSFYSDRPVIPASQQKLRRIWKREAQPYLLLNKEAIASLKLKESRVLGKAEGWMLVTKIGKGQLK from the coding sequence ATGACCGACCAGCCCTTGGGCAAAATGAAGCCCCCCGACCCCAGCGCCTCGACCGATCGCTTAACCATTCTCGCCTTGACTGTAGTGGCGATCGCGCTCTTTACCATCAACTTGGGCGACGTTCCTCTCCGCGACTGGGATGAAGGGCTGGTGGCACAGGTTGCCCGCGAAATTTGGCAGGCTCCAGCGGGTTCTCTCACCTGGCTCTATCCCACCATCTGGGGTGAGCCTTATCTGAACAAGCCGCCCTTGGTGCATGGATTAGTGGCGATCGCTTATTCTCTGGGCGGCGTTAACGAATGGACAGCCCGCCTTCCTGGTGCCCTGTTGACCGCTTGCTCAGTGCCGTTGCTTTACGCCATCGGACGCGAACTTTTCTATCAGCGTTTACCAGCAGCACTTGCTGCATTGGTGTATCTGACTTCGTTGCCCGTGGTGCGAAATGGACGGCTGGCAATGTTAGACGGCGCAGTGCTGTGCTTTGTGATGGTGATGATGCTGTGCGCTGTGCGAAGTCGGCGAGATTATCGCTATGCGTGGGGTATGGGGCTAGGACTGGCGCTAATTGCCTTGACAAAAGGGGTGATGATGGCGATCGTGATGGGGGCGATCGCCATGACTTTCCTGCTGTGGGATACGCCCCGATTGCTGACTCTGCCCTACTTTTGGTTTGGTATTGTGCTGGGCAGTTTACCCGCTACCCTCTGGTATGGGGCGCAGTGGGTTCATTATGGGCAACTTTTGGGCAATAACTTATTCAATCAATCGTTTCAGCGCATTTGGGCAGATGTAGAAAATAATCGAGGCGCACCCTGGTATTACCTTTTAGAAATGCTGAAGTTTGGAGTGCCGTGGATTCTATTTCTACCGTTAAGTGGTCGGCTAGCCTGGGTCAACCGAGATTTGAGTTGGGCAAAGTTGGCGATCGCTTGGGCTGGAGTTTACTTTGTGGCTATCTCGCTCATGGTGACCAAGCTGCCCTGGTACATTTTGCCTCTTTATCCAGCGTTGGCACTGCTTACTGGCGCTCAACTTGCTGCCCTTTGGCGACGCGGACAGCACGCTAGCATTCCACAGTTTTCTCCTAAGCCGTACTCTCCAGTTTGGGTGGGCTGGTTTGCGGGGTTGGCGCTAGCGGCGATCGTAGGAGTAGCGTATTTCAGCGGACAGCAGTTTACCGAACTCGACTTGCAGCTTGTGTTGGCAGCTTTTGCGCTCACGATGCTGGTGACAGCCGTTTTAATGGCAAGACAAAATCCACAGTTTATTGCGGTGTTGCTGTGGGGAACTTATCTATCGCTATTGTTGTTGATGGCTTCTAATAATTGGGTTTGGGAATTAGCAGAGCATTATTCGGTCAAACCTGTTGCCGCAATCGTTCAGCGCTTTGTTCCTAAGAACGAATCCGTATACACATCGTTTCCTGATGGTCGACCGTCACTAAGTTTCTACAGCGATCGCCCTGTGATTCCTGCTTCTCAACAAAAGCTGAGGCGAATTTGGAAGAGGGAAGCACAGCCTTATTTACTGTTGAACAAAGAGGCGATCGCATCTCTAAAGCTGAAAGAAAGTCGAGTTCTGGGTAAAGCTGAAGGATGGATGTTAGTGACGAAAATTGGAAAGGGACAACTGAAGTGA
- a CDS encoding metalloregulator ArsR/SmtB family transcription factor: MTSSAVPKIVSNAGSTGSTEAIALEICDSPHVINAEKIQQVQQELLSPEKAQRMAEFFALMADANRLRLLSLLARQEWCVGDLAGAIGLSESAVSHQLKTLRSLRLVRYRKQGRHVFYQLQDHHVLSLYQAVAEHLDENEE; encoded by the coding sequence ATGACAAGCTCTGCCGTTCCTAAAATAGTTTCTAATGCTGGTAGTACTGGTAGTACTGAGGCGATCGCTCTAGAGATCTGTGATTCGCCTCACGTTATCAATGCTGAGAAAATACAGCAAGTACAGCAGGAACTGTTATCTCCTGAAAAGGCGCAGCGGATGGCAGAGTTTTTTGCGCTAATGGCTGATGCAAACCGTCTGCGATTGCTTTCACTGTTGGCAAGGCAAGAATGGTGTGTGGGTGATTTGGCAGGGGCGATCGGACTGAGCGAATCTGCGGTTTCCCATCAACTTAAAACCCTGCGTTCTCTGCGGCTAGTGCGCTACCGAAAGCAAGGTCGTCACGTCTTTTATCAACTTCAAGATCACCATGTTTTGAGTCTTTACCAAGCAGTCGCAGAACACTTGGATGAAAACGAGGAATGA
- a CDS encoding metallothionein produces MATVTQMKCACDSCLCIVSLADAVMKDSKPYCCDACATGHTNGQGCGHTGCGCDA; encoded by the coding sequence ATGGCTACCGTAACTCAAATGAAATGTGCTTGCGACTCTTGCCTGTGCATCGTTTCCTTAGCTGATGCTGTCATGAAAGATAGTAAGCCCTATTGCTGTGATGCTTGTGCTACTGGTCACACTAATGGTCAAGGCTGCGGTCATACTGGCTGTGGCTGTGATGCTTAA
- the ribH gene encoding 6,7-dimethyl-8-ribityllumazine synthase, giving the protein MAVFEGTFTHTESLRFAIVIGRFNDLVTGKLLEGCQDCLKRHGIDPDPHGTQVDYAWVPGCFEIPLMARQLALSHRYDAVICLGAVIRGSTPHFEYVSAEVSKGIAAAGFQTGIPVVFGVLTTDTMQQALERAGIKSNLGWEYAMSAIEMATLMRQVNAASTALNGGGGTTPQTLPNSLRSALPTPDTAES; this is encoded by the coding sequence ATGGCTGTTTTTGAAGGGACATTCACCCATACCGAGTCTTTGCGGTTTGCCATTGTCATTGGTCGGTTTAACGACCTGGTGACGGGAAAACTGTTAGAAGGCTGCCAAGATTGTTTGAAGCGCCACGGCATTGATCCTGACCCTCATGGGACTCAGGTTGATTATGCGTGGGTGCCTGGATGCTTTGAGATTCCATTGATGGCACGACAGCTTGCTCTGTCGCACCGCTATGATGCTGTGATTTGCTTAGGAGCCGTTATCCGAGGTTCTACGCCGCACTTTGAGTATGTATCGGCTGAGGTGTCTAAGGGCATTGCTGCCGCAGGTTTTCAAACGGGTATTCCAGTCGTGTTTGGCGTGTTGACCACTGATACCATGCAGCAGGCGCTAGAGCGGGCGGGCATTAAGAGCAATTTGGGCTGGGAATATGCCATGAGCGCGATCGAAATGGCAACTTTGATGAGGCAGGTCAATGCTGCTAGCACCGCGCTAAATGGAGGAGGTGGAACGACTCCGCAAACTCTACCGAATTCGCTCAGAAGTGCGTTGCCTACCCCCGACACTGCTGAGAGCTAA